In Synechococcus sp. CB0101, a genomic segment contains:
- a CDS encoding NAD(P)H-quinone oxidoreductase subunit F: MSWLGTAWLVPLYPLLGSIFSLLWSPGLIARTGPRPSGYVNLLMVSIAFGHSLMALLGLTGNSAAGQAAIYAPPSFQWTWIHTAGLSIGFDGLVTEPALIAMTVITGLHVLVQIYAIGYLEMDWGWPRFFGSLSFFEAGLCGLVLTDSIFFSYVLLELLTVGTYVIVGTWFNQSLVVKGARDAFLTKRIGDLILLAGVIALLPITGTWNFHGLQAWAADLTNNGQPLPAGFQLILLALIAGPMGKCAQIPLHLWLDEAMESPLPSTVLRNSVVVIGGAWVLLRLEPLIELSPLVQGVLVVVGGTTAVVAALIALGQVDLKRAMSFLVSSWLGLLFVAVGLGGIGVADHLLLVYPLPMALMLMALGTIVIGNITQDLTQLGGLWSRRPLVGIAFLVGAAGLVALPPFGGFAAQRELLELAVASRLPWVLGGLVLVVNALLCACLMRVFGLVWGGSPKPFTVRSPEVLWLMVLPTLLLMGLVLHIPQLLVQLGIVGLTPLPGWGPLGWPLLASSLVGAGISAWFYLRPHPLAQLPSGLGGLQHWLADDMHTEAFYHRTVVALVVGLARLSAWIDVQLVDGFSAGTGAAALQGSRRLSFSTSGRAQTYALSLLLGVLLMAAWLLSR, encoded by the coding sequence GTGTCCTGGCTAGGTACAGCCTGGTTGGTTCCCCTTTACCCCCTTTTGGGGTCCATCTTCAGCCTGCTCTGGTCGCCGGGATTGATCGCCCGCACCGGTCCCCGTCCGTCGGGCTATGTGAACCTGCTGATGGTGTCGATCGCCTTCGGCCACAGCCTGATGGCCTTGCTGGGGCTCACGGGCAATTCGGCGGCTGGCCAGGCCGCGATCTATGCCCCGCCCAGCTTTCAGTGGACCTGGATCCACACCGCAGGCCTGAGCATCGGATTCGACGGTCTGGTGACCGAACCCGCCCTGATCGCGATGACGGTGATCACCGGGTTGCATGTGCTGGTGCAGATCTACGCGATCGGTTATTTGGAGATGGATTGGGGCTGGCCGCGCTTCTTTGGCAGCCTCAGCTTTTTTGAGGCTGGCCTCTGCGGCCTCGTGCTCACCGATTCGATCTTCTTCAGCTACGTACTGCTGGAGCTGCTCACCGTGGGCACCTACGTGATCGTGGGCACCTGGTTCAACCAGTCGCTGGTGGTGAAGGGGGCCCGTGATGCCTTCCTCACCAAGCGCATCGGCGACTTGATCCTCTTGGCCGGTGTGATCGCCCTGCTGCCGATCACCGGCACCTGGAATTTCCATGGCCTGCAGGCCTGGGCCGCGGATCTCACCAACAACGGTCAGCCACTGCCGGCTGGTTTTCAGCTGATCCTCCTGGCCCTGATCGCTGGTCCGATGGGCAAATGCGCCCAGATCCCGCTGCACCTTTGGCTGGATGAAGCCATGGAGAGCCCCTTGCCCTCCACGGTGCTGCGCAACTCGGTGGTGGTGATCGGTGGCGCCTGGGTGTTGCTGCGATTGGAGCCATTGATCGAACTCAGCCCTCTAGTGCAGGGCGTGCTGGTGGTGGTGGGCGGCACCACTGCGGTGGTAGCCGCCCTGATCGCTTTGGGGCAGGTCGATCTCAAGCGCGCGATGAGTTTTCTGGTGAGCAGCTGGCTGGGACTGTTGTTTGTGGCGGTGGGGCTGGGTGGCATCGGTGTAGCCGATCACCTGCTGCTGGTGTATCCGCTGCCGATGGCGCTGATGTTGATGGCGCTGGGCACGATCGTGATCGGCAACATCACCCAAGACCTCACCCAGCTCGGCGGCCTCTGGAGCCGGCGCCCCCTTGTTGGCATCGCCTTTTTGGTGGGCGCAGCCGGATTGGTGGCCCTGCCACCTTTTGGGGGCTTTGCCGCCCAGCGTGAGCTGCTGGAGTTGGCGGTCGCCAGTCGCTTGCCCTGGGTGTTGGGTGGGCTTGTGCTGGTGGTGAATGCTCTGCTCTGCGCCTGTTTGATGCGGGTGTTCGGGTTGGTGTGGGGCGGCTCCCCGAAGCCATTCACCGTGCGTTCGCCAGAGGTGCTCTGGCTGATGGTGCTGCCCACCCTGCTGCTGATGGGCCTGGTGCTGCACATCCCTCAGCTGCTCGTCCAGCTCGGGATTGTGGGGCTCACGCCCCTGCCTGGTTGGGGTCCCCTGGGTTGGCCGCTGCTGGCTTCAAGCCTGGTGGGCGCTGGGATATCCGCCTGGTTCTACCTGCGGCCCCATCCGCTTGCGCAGCTGCCTTCCGGCTTGGGCGGCCTGCAGCACTGGCTAGCCGATGACATGCACACCGAGGCCTTCTATCACCGCACCGTGGTGGCGCTGGTGGTGGGGTTGGCGCGCCTCAGCGCCTGGATTGATGTGCAGTTGGTGGATGGCTTCAGCGCCGGTACCGGTGCTGCGGCGCTGCAGGGATCTCGCCGGCTGAGTTTCAGCACCAGTGGCCGCGCCCAGACCTATGCCCTCTCGCTGCTGCTCGGTGTGCTGCTGATGGCCGCCTGGCTGCTCTCCCGCTGA
- a CDS encoding microcompartment protein: protein MPQRIPRRRSSAVQITGTDLGFSGSGTPLDELHPSAASCVITTDSEARLVSQASAVESIELRTYVFLDSLQPQLAAYMGTVSQGFLPIPGDACLWLEVSPGMAVHRVTDIALKASTVRLGQMVVERAFGSLALYHRDQSNVLHSGDVVLEAIGSSVDQRTRCSVTWTEVIRAITPDHAVLINRQNRRGSMIQAGMSMYILETEPAGYVLLAANEAEKASNITVVDVKAVGAFGRLTLAGWEGDVNEAASAAMRSVEQINRRAR, encoded by the coding sequence TTGCCGCAGCGGATCCCAAGGCGACGCTCCTCTGCAGTGCAGATCACCGGCACAGACCTGGGTTTCAGCGGCAGCGGCACGCCCCTCGACGAGTTGCATCCGTCAGCGGCGAGCTGCGTGATCACCACCGACAGCGAAGCGCGCCTGGTAAGCCAGGCCAGCGCCGTGGAATCGATCGAGCTGCGCACCTATGTGTTTCTCGATTCACTGCAGCCCCAACTCGCGGCCTACATGGGCACGGTGAGCCAGGGCTTCCTGCCCATCCCAGGTGATGCCTGCCTGTGGCTTGAGGTGTCGCCCGGTATGGCCGTGCACCGGGTCACCGACATTGCCCTCAAGGCCAGCACCGTGCGCCTGGGCCAGATGGTGGTGGAGCGGGCCTTTGGCTCCCTGGCGCTGTATCACCGCGATCAGAGCAATGTGCTCCACTCCGGTGATGTGGTGCTGGAGGCGATCGGCAGCAGCGTTGACCAGCGCACCCGCTGCAGCGTGACCTGGACCGAAGTGATCCGCGCCATTACGCCTGACCACGCTGTGCTGATCAACCGTCAGAACCGCCGCGGTTCAATGATTCAAGCGGGGATGAGCATGTACATCCTCGAAACCGAGCCGGCGGGTTATGTGCTGCTGGCAGCCAATGAGGCCGAGAAAGCCAGCAACATCACCGTGGTGGATGTGAAGGCCGTGGGTGCCTTCGGCCGCCTCACCCTGGCCGGATGGGAAGGCGACGTGAACGAAGCCGCCTCCGCCGCCATGCGATCGGTGGAGCAGATCAACCGCCGCGCCCGCTGA
- the rdgB gene encoding RdgB/HAM1 family non-canonical purine NTP pyrophosphatase, whose amino-acid sequence MRPPSTRPLLVIASGNAYKVAEISAMLDAVDLEVRQQPEVLEIEETGSTYLENARLKATEVARLTGQWALADDSGLEVDALGGAPGLYSARYAPTDHERIHRLLQELGATPYRSASFNSAMVLAAPDGEPVLEAQGICRGEILTAPVGRGGGYDPIFWVREAGMTYAQMGQHLKDKLGSRGKAARQLAGDLKRLLGVG is encoded by the coding sequence ATGCGCCCACCCTCCACCCGGCCGCTGCTGGTGATCGCCAGCGGCAATGCCTACAAGGTGGCGGAGATCAGCGCCATGCTCGACGCCGTGGATCTCGAGGTGCGCCAGCAGCCGGAGGTCCTGGAGATCGAAGAAACAGGCAGCACTTACCTCGAAAATGCCCGGCTGAAGGCCACAGAGGTGGCCAGGCTCACGGGGCAGTGGGCCCTGGCCGACGACTCGGGCCTGGAGGTGGATGCCTTGGGCGGCGCCCCTGGCTTGTATTCAGCCCGCTACGCACCCACTGACCACGAGCGCATCCACCGCCTGCTCCAGGAACTTGGCGCCACCCCGTACCGCAGCGCCAGCTTCAACAGCGCCATGGTGCTGGCGGCCCCCGATGGGGAGCCGGTGCTGGAGGCCCAGGGCATCTGCCGCGGTGAGATCCTCACGGCACCGGTGGGCCGCGGCGGTGGCTACGACCCGATCTTCTGGGTGCGCGAGGCCGGTATGACCTACGCCCAGATGGGCCAGCACCTCAAAGACAAGCTCGGTTCCCGCGGCAAGGCCGCACGCCAGTTGGCCGGGGATCTCAAGCGGCTGCTGGGCGTCGGCTGA
- a CDS encoding P-II family nitrogen regulator: MKRLDLIVSERELEPVLQAIDQAGCSGYTVMRHVTGRGPRGAVSDNMEFSGLGANAHVIVFCPPELLGPLRSSLQPLLNYYGGVGFVSEAEPL, encoded by the coding sequence ATGAAACGGCTGGATCTGATCGTGAGCGAGCGGGAATTGGAACCCGTGCTCCAGGCCATCGATCAGGCCGGCTGCAGTGGCTACACCGTGATGCGCCATGTCACCGGCCGTGGGCCACGGGGGGCGGTGTCCGACAACATGGAGTTCAGCGGGTTGGGGGCCAACGCGCATGTGATCGTGTTCTGCCCACCGGAACTGCTGGGTCCACTCAGGAGCTCCCTGCAACCGTTGCTCAATTACTACGGAGGCGTGGGGTTCGTGTCCGAGGCGGAGCCGCTCTGA
- a CDS encoding BMC domain-containing protein yields MANETMGIALGMIETRGLVPAIEAADAMTKAAEVRLVGREFVGGGYVTVLVRGETGAVNAAVRAGADACERVGDGLVAAHIIARPHREVEPALNSSAGFVGSKD; encoded by the coding sequence ATGGCTAACGAAACCATGGGCATCGCCCTCGGCATGATCGAGACCCGGGGTCTGGTCCCCGCGATCGAGGCCGCTGACGCCATGACCAAGGCCGCCGAAGTGCGCCTGGTCGGCCGTGAATTCGTGGGCGGCGGTTACGTGACCGTGCTCGTCCGTGGCGAAACCGGCGCTGTGAACGCTGCCGTTCGCGCCGGCGCTGATGCCTGCGAGCGCGTGGGTGATGGCCTGGTTGCCGCTCACATCATTGCTCGTCCCCACCGTGAAGTGGAGCCTGCTCTGAACAGCAGCGCCGGCTTCGTTGGTTCGAAGGACTGA
- a CDS encoding APC family permease, protein MNWARRLLGNPLPRSQSDSEKLPSFEALPILSSDALSSVAYATEAALGVLILAGSQALELSLPITGAIVLLIGIVVLSYRQTIEAYPQGGGSYVVARENLGTWPSLIAAASLLVDYTLTAAVSLMAGTQALSSLLPGLLPYETPLALLLLVLVGWANLRGVKEAGRAFAIPTYAFVVMVVLLALFGLQNLVFAHGFTPDAPPLVRAVEPLGLFLILRAFSSGCSAMTGIEAIANGVKVFREPAAKRAQRTMLVMGVMLALMFLAVSGLGWLYGVAPNPDRTVLAQIGIRVFGEGSPLFWALQISTLLILALAANTAFAGFPRLAAMLAQDRFLPRQMAWIGDRLVFQNGIFVLLAAAALVIVVCEGDTTVAVNLYALGVFSAFTLSQAGMVVRWWRLRGPGWLGRLLMNALGSLTTFVVLIVIVVSKFDEGAWTVVIAIPLLVWMLARVRHRYDTVYRAIGLGPNDDRSLRLPQRRDPVGNTSVVWVPSLSRPSLAALRYAATVSDRVVAVWVLADDDDPAMIRRNWQQCVGDPAPAGLELVLLDSPFASLVDPFAEFVADEEQRHPESTFTIVMPMAIPRYRFDGLLLNQRGVNMRRALDARRSRVFTLVRYYLPA, encoded by the coding sequence ATCAATTGGGCCAGGCGGCTGCTCGGTAACCCCCTGCCGCGCAGCCAGTCGGATTCGGAGAAGCTGCCCAGTTTCGAGGCGCTGCCGATCCTCAGCTCCGATGCCCTGTCGTCGGTGGCTTACGCCACCGAGGCGGCGCTCGGGGTGTTGATCCTGGCCGGCAGCCAGGCCCTGGAGCTCTCGCTGCCGATCACCGGCGCGATCGTGCTGCTGATCGGCATCGTGGTGCTCTCCTATCGGCAGACGATCGAGGCCTATCCCCAGGGGGGCGGCTCCTATGTGGTGGCGCGCGAAAACCTCGGCACCTGGCCCAGCCTGATTGCGGCGGCTTCGTTGCTGGTGGATTACACCCTCACCGCCGCCGTGAGCCTGATGGCCGGCACTCAAGCCTTGTCGTCGTTGCTGCCGGGGTTGCTGCCCTACGAAACGCCCCTGGCTCTGCTGCTGTTGGTGTTGGTGGGCTGGGCGAACCTGCGGGGCGTGAAGGAAGCCGGCCGCGCCTTTGCCATCCCCACCTATGCCTTTGTGGTGATGGTGGTGTTGCTGGCGCTCTTTGGCCTGCAAAACCTGGTGTTTGCCCATGGCTTCACGCCGGACGCACCACCGCTGGTGCGGGCGGTGGAACCGCTCGGCCTGTTTCTGATCCTGCGGGCCTTCAGCTCCGGCTGCTCGGCCATGACCGGCATCGAAGCGATTGCTAACGGTGTGAAGGTGTTTCGCGAGCCGGCCGCCAAGCGTGCCCAGCGCACGATGCTCGTGATGGGGGTGATGCTCGCCCTGATGTTCCTGGCCGTGAGTGGCCTGGGCTGGCTCTATGGGGTTGCCCCCAACCCGGATCGCACCGTGTTGGCGCAGATCGGCATCCGGGTGTTTGGGGAAGGAAGTCCCCTCTTCTGGGCTCTGCAGATCAGCACCCTGCTGATCCTGGCGCTGGCGGCTAATACGGCCTTTGCGGGCTTCCCCCGCCTGGCAGCGATGCTGGCGCAGGATCGCTTCCTGCCTCGGCAGATGGCCTGGATCGGCGATCGGTTGGTGTTCCAGAACGGCATTTTCGTGCTGCTGGCGGCTGCCGCGCTGGTGATCGTGGTGTGCGAGGGCGACACCACCGTGGCGGTGAATTTGTATGCCCTCGGCGTGTTCAGTGCCTTCACCCTCTCGCAGGCGGGGATGGTGGTGCGCTGGTGGCGGCTGCGCGGCCCCGGCTGGCTGGGGCGCCTCCTGATGAATGCGCTCGGATCACTCACCACCTTTGTGGTGCTGATCGTGATCGTGGTGAGCAAATTCGATGAGGGCGCCTGGACCGTGGTGATCGCCATCCCCCTCTTGGTGTGGATGCTCGCCCGCGTCCGTCATCGCTACGACACGGTGTATCGGGCCATCGGCCTCGGGCCCAACGATGACCGCAGCCTGCGTCTTCCGCAGCGCCGTGATCCCGTGGGCAACACCAGCGTGGTGTGGGTGCCGTCGCTCTCGCGGCCCAGCCTGGCGGCCCTGCGTTACGCCGCCACCGTGTCGGATCGGGTGGTGGCGGTGTGGGTGCTGGCCGATGACGACGACCCGGCGATGATTCGCCGTAACTGGCAGCAGTGCGTGGGAGATCCCGCGCCCGCAGGGCTGGAGTTGGTGTTGCTGGATAGCCCCTTCGCCTCGCTGGTGGATCCGTTTGCGGAGTTTGTGGCGGATGAGGAACAACGCCACCCAGAGAGCACCTTCACGATCGTGATGCCGATGGCGATTCCGCGCTACCGCTTCGATGGGCTGTTGCTCAATCAGCGTGGGGTGAACATGCGCCGCGCCCTTGATGCACGCCGCAGCCGTGTGTTCACGCTGGTGCGGTACTACCTGCCCGCCTGA
- a CDS encoding form I ribulose bisphosphate carboxylase large subunit: MAKKYDAGVKEYRDTYWTPDYVPLDSDLLACFKCTGQEGVPREEVAAAVAAESSTGTWSTVWSELLTDLDFYKGRCYRIEDVPGDKESFYAFIAYPLDLFEEGSITNVLTSLVGNVFGFKALRHLRLEDIRFPLAFIKTCMGPPNGIQVERDRMNKYGRPLLGCTIKPKLGLSGKNYGRVVYECLRGGLDFTKDDENINSQPFQRWQNRFEFVAEAVKLAEQETGEKKGHYLNCTAATPEEMYERAEFAKELGQPIIMHDYITGGFTANTGLAKWCRKNGMLLHIHRAMHAVIDRHPKHGIHFRVLAKCLRLSGGDQLHTGTVVGKLEGDRQSTLGYIDQLRESFVPEDRSRGNFFDQDWGSMGGVFAVASGGIHVWHMPALVSIFGDDSVLQFGGGTHGHPWGSAAGAAANRVALEACVKARNAGREIEREGRDILLEAAKHSPELAIALETWKEIKFEFDTVDKLDVN; this comes from the coding sequence ATGGCTAAGAAGTACGACGCTGGGGTTAAGGAGTACCGCGACACGTATTGGACTCCTGATTACGTTCCCCTCGATTCCGACCTGCTGGCTTGCTTTAAGTGCACCGGCCAGGAAGGCGTTCCCCGCGAGGAAGTGGCTGCCGCTGTGGCCGCTGAATCCTCCACCGGCACCTGGTCCACTGTGTGGTCCGAGCTCCTCACCGACCTCGACTTCTACAAGGGCCGTTGCTACCGCATCGAAGACGTTCCAGGCGACAAGGAATCCTTCTATGCGTTCATCGCCTATCCCCTCGACCTGTTCGAGGAAGGCTCCATCACCAACGTTCTGACCTCACTGGTCGGCAACGTGTTCGGCTTCAAGGCGCTGCGTCACCTGCGTCTGGAAGACATCCGCTTCCCCCTGGCGTTCATCAAGACCTGCATGGGTCCACCGAACGGCATCCAGGTCGAGCGCGACCGTATGAACAAGTACGGCCGTCCCCTGCTGGGTTGCACCATCAAGCCGAAGCTCGGCCTGAGCGGCAAGAACTACGGCCGTGTGGTGTATGAGTGCCTCCGCGGTGGTCTCGACTTCACCAAGGACGACGAGAACATCAACTCGCAGCCTTTCCAGCGTTGGCAGAACCGTTTCGAGTTCGTTGCCGAAGCTGTGAAGCTGGCCGAGCAAGAAACCGGCGAGAAGAAGGGTCACTACCTCAACTGCACGGCAGCGACCCCCGAGGAGATGTACGAGCGCGCTGAGTTCGCTAAGGAACTCGGCCAGCCGATCATCATGCACGACTACATCACCGGTGGCTTCACGGCCAACACCGGTCTTGCGAAGTGGTGCCGGAAGAACGGCATGCTGCTGCACATTCACCGCGCCATGCACGCGGTGATCGACCGTCACCCCAAGCACGGCATCCACTTCCGTGTGCTGGCTAAGTGCCTCCGCCTCTCCGGTGGTGACCAGCTCCACACCGGTACCGTTGTGGGCAAGCTCGAGGGCGACCGTCAGTCCACCCTCGGCTACATCGACCAGCTGCGTGAATCCTTCGTTCCCGAAGATCGCAGCCGCGGTAACTTCTTCGACCAAGATTGGGGTTCCATGGGCGGCGTGTTCGCCGTGGCCTCCGGCGGTATCCACGTGTGGCACATGCCCGCGCTGGTGAGCATCTTCGGCGACGATTCCGTGCTCCAGTTCGGTGGTGGTACCCACGGTCACCCCTGGGGTTCTGCTGCTGGTGCAGCTGCCAACCGTGTGGCCCTCGAGGCCTGCGTCAAGGCACGCAACGCCGGTCGCGAAATCGAGCGCGAAGGTCGCGACATCCTTCTGGAAGCCGCGAAGCACAGCCCTGAGCTGGCCATCGCTCTCGAGACCTGGAAGGAAATCAAGTTCGAGTTCGACACCGTCGACAAGCTCGACGTCAACTGA
- a CDS encoding sodium-dependent bicarbonate transport family permease, whose protein sequence is MDTSLILQNLLTPPVLFFFLGVLAVLLGSDLEIPAPLPKLFSLYLLLAIGFKGGLELQHSGISGPVLLTIAAAVAMSLLVPLYSFALLRLKLDGFNAAAIAATYGSISAVTFITAESFLDTLGLHHDGFMVAALALMESPAIIVGLLLVKLAAPATDQPGQTMQWGAVLKEALLNGSVFLLVGSLVVGVLTAANNPAGAEKMLPFTDKLFYGALSFFLLDMGIVAAQRLRDLREAGTFLIGFSLAMPLFNALIGALIARGIGLETGNALLFVVLCASASYIAVPAAMRMTVPEANPSFYISTALGLTFPFNIVVGIPLYMALVHRLLP, encoded by the coding sequence GTGGACACGAGCCTGATCCTGCAGAACCTGCTGACGCCACCGGTTCTGTTCTTCTTTCTGGGAGTGCTGGCGGTGCTGCTGGGCTCCGACCTCGAGATACCGGCGCCGCTTCCCAAGCTCTTCTCCCTCTATTTGCTGCTGGCGATTGGCTTCAAAGGAGGTCTGGAACTCCAGCACTCCGGCATCAGCGGGCCGGTGTTGCTCACGATCGCTGCCGCGGTGGCGATGTCGTTGCTGGTGCCCCTTTACAGCTTTGCGCTGTTGCGGCTGAAGCTGGATGGGTTCAATGCAGCCGCCATCGCGGCCACCTATGGCTCGATCAGTGCCGTGACCTTTATTACGGCGGAAAGTTTTCTCGACACGCTGGGCCTGCACCACGACGGCTTCATGGTGGCGGCCCTGGCCCTGATGGAGTCGCCGGCCATCATCGTGGGGCTGCTGCTGGTGAAACTGGCGGCGCCGGCAACGGATCAGCCCGGCCAGACCATGCAGTGGGGAGCGGTCCTGAAGGAAGCCCTGCTCAACGGCTCGGTGTTCTTGTTGGTGGGAAGCCTGGTGGTGGGCGTGCTCACGGCTGCCAACAACCCAGCAGGGGCGGAAAAAATGCTGCCTTTCACCGACAAACTCTTCTACGGAGCGCTGAGCTTCTTTTTGCTGGACATGGGGATCGTGGCGGCGCAGCGGCTGCGCGATCTGCGCGAAGCCGGAACCTTCCTGATCGGCTTCTCCCTGGCCATGCCTCTGTTCAATGCGCTGATTGGTGCGCTGATCGCCCGCGGCATCGGCCTGGAAACGGGTAACGCCCTGTTGTTTGTTGTGCTGTGCGCTAGCGCCTCTTACATCGCGGTACCGGCGGCGATGCGCATGACCGTGCCGGAGGCCAACCCCAGCTTCTACATCTCAACGGCCCTAGGCCTCACCTTTCCGTTCAACATCGTGGTGGGTATACCTCTGTACATGGCCCTGGTGCATCGTTTGCTGCCATGA
- a CDS encoding ribulose bisphosphate carboxylase small subunit, producing MPFKSTVGDYQTVATLETFGFLPPMTQDEIYDQIAYIIAQGWSPLVEHVHPSRSMATYWSYWKLPFFGEKDLSVIVNELEACHRAYPDHHVRLVGYDAYTQSQGSCFVVFEGR from the coding sequence ATGCCTTTCAAGAGCACCGTGGGTGACTACCAAACAGTCGCCACCCTGGAGACCTTCGGCTTCCTCCCGCCGATGACCCAGGACGAGATCTACGACCAGATCGCGTACATCATTGCCCAGGGTTGGAGCCCGCTCGTTGAGCACGTCCACCCCAGCCGCTCCATGGCCACCTACTGGTCTTACTGGAAGCTGCCCTTCTTCGGTGAGAAGGATCTGAGCGTGATCGTGAACGAACTCGAGGCTTGCCACCGCGCATACCCCGACCACCACGTGCGTCTCGTGGGCTACGACGCCTACACTCAGAGCCAAGGCTCTTGCTTCGTGGTGTTCGAAGGCCGCTGA